Proteins encoded by one window of uncultured Cohaesibacter sp.:
- the rpmE gene encoding 50S ribosomal protein L31: MKKDIHPEYHTIKVVMTDGSEFTTRSTYGSEGDTLNLDIDPTSHPAWTGNTGNLLDRGGRVSRFKDKFSGFLGS; this comes from the coding sequence ATGAAAAAAGATATCCATCCTGAGTATCACACGATCAAAGTTGTCATGACCGATGGCTCCGAATTCACCACGCGTTCGACCTACGGCTCCGAAGGTGACACCCTGAACCTCGACATTGATCCGACCTCCCATCCTGCATGGACCGGCAACACCGGCAACCTGCTTGACCGCGGTGGTCGCGTGTCCCGCTTCAAGGACAAATTCTCTGGCTTCCTGGGCTCATAA
- a CDS encoding ABC transporter transmembrane domain-containing protein: protein MSDSTAKPSTRYQPLMRLAPYALRYRGMVLMALVSLVVASGATLSLPVLVRGLIDRGLSQDNVALVDHYTGWLILAVAFLALASASRYYFVIILGERVVNDLRRDVFAKLTTLSPAFFDRTRSGEIVSRLTADATQIKSAVGASASMALRNFLLCVGAGVMMVVTSPQMSLLVLGVIPFIVLPLVGLGRWVRKKQRFAQDRLADSSAFASEAIGSMRILQAFTQESRINGFFGDSIEAAFGAARFSIRARAVLTAFAMFFIFASIVGVLWYAAQDVAAGRLSAGALSQFLIYSTMAAAGLGGLSEVWGEISQASGSAERLMELLDEDVAIRGPVQPKYLPSGDDLSVVFDHVGFHYASMEQQPVLEDLSFTIRAGETVAIVGPSGAGKTTVFQLLMRFYDAESGCVRLGDVPVEELSLEDLRGVMALVPQEPVIFAMPIADNIAMGRDDASRDDIIAAAKAAHAHDFISNLSDGYDTIVGERGVTLSGGQRQRLAIARAILKDAPILLLDEATSALDAESETYVQAALDGMMHGRTTIVIAHRLATVKKADRILVLDKGRLVEEGDHDSLVANKGLYARLASLQFGDAED from the coding sequence ATGTCTGACAGCACAGCGAAGCCTTCCACCCGTTACCAGCCGTTGATGCGGCTTGCTCCCTATGCTCTGCGCTATCGGGGCATGGTCCTGATGGCACTTGTGTCGCTGGTGGTTGCCTCTGGGGCGACCCTGTCGCTGCCGGTTCTGGTGCGCGGGCTCATCGACCGGGGGCTCAGTCAGGACAATGTCGCGCTCGTTGATCATTATACCGGCTGGCTCATTCTGGCGGTGGCCTTTCTGGCGCTGGCGAGTGCGAGCCGCTATTATTTTGTCATTATTCTCGGCGAACGGGTTGTCAACGATCTCAGGCGAGATGTCTTTGCCAAGTTGACCACCCTGTCTCCGGCCTTTTTTGATCGCACCCGAAGCGGGGAGATCGTCTCGCGCCTCACCGCTGATGCCACGCAGATCAAGTCGGCCGTCGGGGCCAGTGCCTCCATGGCGCTGAGGAACTTTCTGCTCTGTGTCGGCGCTGGTGTGATGATGGTGGTGACCAGCCCGCAAATGTCGCTGCTCGTGCTCGGGGTCATCCCGTTTATCGTGCTGCCACTGGTTGGGCTGGGGCGCTGGGTGCGCAAGAAGCAGCGCTTTGCGCAGGATCGGCTGGCGGACAGCTCGGCCTTTGCATCCGAGGCCATCGGTTCCATGCGGATCCTTCAGGCCTTCACGCAGGAGAGCCGCATCAATGGCTTTTTCGGCGACAGCATCGAGGCGGCCTTTGGGGCTGCGCGTTTTTCCATTCGCGCAAGGGCGGTGCTGACGGCCTTTGCCATGTTCTTTATCTTTGCCTCGATTGTTGGCGTGCTCTGGTATGCGGCGCAAGATGTCGCTGCGGGCAGGCTGTCGGCGGGTGCCTTATCCCAGTTCCTGATCTACTCCACGATGGCTGCTGCCGGTCTTGGCGGCCTCAGCGAGGTCTGGGGCGAGATCTCGCAGGCGTCGGGCTCTGCCGAGCGTCTGATGGAGCTGCTCGACGAGGATGTTGCCATTCGCGGCCCGGTGCAGCCCAAATATCTTCCCTCGGGAGACGACCTTTCCGTCGTCTTCGACCATGTTGGGTTTCACTATGCCAGCATGGAGCAGCAGCCGGTGCTTGAGGATCTGTCCTTCACGATCCGGGCAGGAGAGACCGTTGCCATCGTCGGGCCGTCCGGGGCGGGCAAGACGACCGTCTTTCAGCTCCTGATGCGCTTCTACGATGCCGAGAGTGGTTGTGTTCGCCTCGGTGATGTGCCGGTTGAAGAACTCTCGCTTGAAGACTTGCGCGGGGTGATGGCTCTCGTGCCTCAGGAGCCGGTGATTTTTGCCATGCCGATCGCGGACAATATCGCGATGGGACGGGATGATGCGAGCCGGGACGATATCATTGCTGCGGCCAAGGCGGCACATGCTCATGACTTCATCTCCAATCTGTCTGATGGCTACGACACGATTGTCGGCGAACGTGGGGTGACCCTCTCGGGTGGGCAGCGGCAACGTCTGGCCATCGCACGGGCGATCCTCAAGGATGCGCCGATCCTGCTGCTTGATGAGGCGACGAGTGCCCTTGATGCGGAAAGCGAGACCTATGTGCAGGCGGCGCTTGATGGCATGATGCATGGGCGCACTACCATCGTCATTGCCCATCGCTTGGCGACGGTGAAGAAAGCAGATCGCATTCTCGTCCTCGACAAGGGGCGCCTCGTTGAGGAAGGGGATCACGATAGCCTTGTGGCCAACAAAGGGCTCTATGCCCGGCTTGCTAGCCTGCAATTCGGTGATGCCGAGGATTGA
- a CDS encoding peptidoglycan -binding protein: protein MGLSRNRRSEPKADYWPGFVDAMATLLLVLIFLLTVFMVAQFFLTQEISGKDTVLNKLNSQIAELTELLALERAGKQDLESSLSSLQASLSAAEASRDRLLIQLEEQAGDKDSAGGQIAGLTRNLENEKAISQRALAQVELLNQQIAALRRQIGALEDALEASEKRDRESQTKIASLGKRLNVALAQRVQELSRYRSDFFGRLREILSQRSDIRVVGDRFVFQSEVLFPSGGERMKAEGEQELDRLAEAILELSNEIPEEIDWVLRIDGHTDNRPINSARFPSNWELSSARAISVVKYLISKGVPPNRLVAAGFGEYQPLEEGDNDEAWRKNRRIELKLTQR from the coding sequence ATGGGTCTGTCCCGCAATAGACGCAGTGAACCGAAAGCCGATTACTGGCCGGGCTTTGTCGATGCCATGGCGACGCTGCTGCTTGTGCTGATTTTCCTGCTCACCGTCTTTATGGTGGCTCAGTTCTTCCTGACACAGGAGATTTCCGGCAAGGACACGGTGCTCAACAAACTCAACAGCCAGATCGCCGAGCTGACCGAACTGCTCGCGCTTGAGCGGGCCGGCAAGCAGGATCTGGAAAGCTCCCTGTCCAGTCTTCAGGCCAGCCTCTCAGCCGCAGAAGCCTCGCGAGATCGCCTCTTGATCCAGCTGGAAGAACAAGCAGGCGACAAGGACAGCGCAGGCGGCCAGATCGCGGGCCTCACACGCAACCTCGAAAATGAAAAGGCGATTTCCCAGCGCGCTCTGGCTCAGGTCGAATTGCTCAACCAGCAGATCGCCGCCCTGCGCCGCCAGATCGGAGCGCTGGAAGACGCGCTGGAAGCCTCGGAAAAACGCGACCGGGAAAGCCAGACCAAGATCGCGAGCCTTGGCAAGCGACTGAACGTCGCCCTTGCCCAGCGGGTGCAGGAACTCTCGCGCTATCGCTCGGACTTCTTCGGTCGCCTCCGTGAAATCCTCTCGCAACGCTCCGACATCCGCGTCGTCGGTGACCGCTTCGTCTTCCAGTCAGAAGTGCTGTTCCCGTCAGGGGGAGAGCGCATGAAGGCAGAGGGCGAGCAGGAACTGGACCGCCTCGCCGAGGCCATCCTTGAGCTGAGCAACGAGATCCCCGAAGAGATCGACTGGGTCCTGCGCATCGACGGCCACACGGACAACCGCCCCATCAATAGCGCCCGCTTCCCATCCAACTGGGAACTGTCGTCTGCCCGCGCGATCTCTGTCGTGAAATATCTCATCTCGAAAGGCGTGCCGCCCAACCGTCTCGTTGCCGCCGGTTTTGGCGAATACCAGCCTCTGGAAGAGGGTGACAATGACGAGGCATGGCGCAAGAACCGCCGCATCGAGCTAAAGCTCACCCAGCGCTAG
- a CDS encoding flagellar motor protein MotA: protein MTSELDPYKLASPQRYLWRMLIFISAAAFIPLILYRQILQAFWSNPLLNAMIFLVLAVGVFLAMRQVVRLFREVRWVNNFRLGDPGLEVSRPPILLAPMATLLGDRVGRMAINTSTMRSILDSVGMRLDEARDISRYLTGLLVFLGLLGTFWGLLQTVSSVGDVISTLSVASSDVGVIFEDLKSGLEAPLQGMGTAFSSSLFGLSGSLVLGFLDLQASQAQTRFFTDLEDWLSTVTDIRIEDLENGYGEALAHDNEQLVSVLQQISAKIDRTGGDGSHGDARNATSAMANLAEGIQGLVHHLRSEQQLMREWADQQSTQQEEIKELLTKLNKVLDGPQSDSTS, encoded by the coding sequence ATGACAAGCGAATTGGATCCCTACAAGCTAGCAAGTCCCCAACGCTATCTGTGGCGCATGCTCATTTTCATCAGCGCGGCAGCCTTCATCCCGCTCATCCTCTACCGGCAGATCCTTCAGGCTTTCTGGAGCAACCCGCTGCTGAATGCCATGATCTTTCTGGTGCTCGCAGTCGGCGTCTTCCTTGCCATGCGGCAGGTCGTCCGCCTGTTCCGCGAAGTGCGATGGGTCAACAATTTCCGCCTTGGCGATCCCGGCCTCGAAGTCTCGCGCCCCCCGATCCTGCTCGCCCCGATGGCGACTCTTTTGGGTGACCGTGTCGGCCGGATGGCGATCAACACCTCGACCATGCGCTCGATTCTTGATTCGGTCGGCATGCGCCTTGACGAAGCGCGCGACATTTCGCGTTATCTCACCGGTCTTCTGGTTTTCCTTGGCCTGCTCGGCACCTTCTGGGGCCTGTTGCAGACCGTGAGCTCGGTCGGTGATGTCATCAGCACCCTGTCTGTCGCCTCAAGTGACGTTGGCGTAATCTTCGAAGACCTCAAGTCCGGCCTCGAAGCTCCACTGCAGGGCATGGGCACGGCCTTTTCTTCATCGCTCTTCGGCTTGTCCGGCTCGCTGGTTCTGGGCTTCCTCGATCTTCAGGCCAGTCAGGCACAGACCCGCTTCTTCACCGACCTAGAAGACTGGCTGTCGACCGTCACCGACATCCGCATCGAGGATCTCGAAAACGGCTACGGCGAAGCGCTCGCCCACGACAACGAACAGCTGGTCTCAGTGCTGCAGCAGATTTCGGCCAAGATCGACCGAACCGGTGGTGATGGCTCGCACGGCGATGCCCGCAACGCCACCTCGGCCATGGCCAATCTCGCCGAGGGCATTCAGGGTCTTGTCCACCATCTGCGCTCCGAACAGCAATTGATGCGCGAATGGGCGGATCAGCAATCCACCCAGCAGGAAGAGATCAAGGAGCTTCTGACCAAGCTCAACAAGGTGCTCGACGGCCCCCAGTCGGACTCCACGAGTTAA
- a CDS encoding DUF6691 family protein: MRYFVAALIGGLFGLGITISGMANPAKVLNFFDLAGTFDPSLMFVMAGALSIAIPGYALIFRKQRKPVFDSDFQVPNSRKIDAKLVVGSAVFGIGWGIGGFCPGASIPALGLGHLSSFIFVAALIVGILIAKGLQQADVFKRLLPHRNKGAEGPLLGERS, from the coding sequence ATGCGTTATTTTGTTGCAGCCCTGATTGGCGGCCTGTTCGGACTGGGCATCACCATCTCCGGCATGGCCAATCCGGCCAAGGTTCTGAACTTCTTCGATCTGGCGGGTACCTTCGACCCAAGCCTGATGTTCGTCATGGCCGGAGCACTCAGCATAGCCATTCCGGGCTATGCCCTCATCTTCCGCAAGCAGAGAAAGCCCGTCTTCGACAGCGATTTTCAGGTCCCCAACAGCCGCAAGATTGACGCCAAGCTCGTCGTCGGATCGGCAGTTTTTGGCATCGGCTGGGGCATTGGCGGCTTTTGCCCGGGCGCTTCGATCCCCGCTCTCGGTCTTGGCCATCTGTCGAGCTTCATCTTTGTTGCAGCCCTGATCGTCGGCATCCTGATCGCAAAGGGGCTGCAACAGGCAGATGTCTTCAAACGGCTCTTGCCACACCGCAATAAGGGCGCCGAAGGCCCGCTGCTGGGTGAGCGATCCTGA
- a CDS encoding YeeE/YedE family protein, protein MRAEFAAVTDFTPFQSYAGGLLIGLAAVLLMASWGRIAGMTGILAGILPPFRQDMSWKACFLAGSVLAPLAYHLTIGEVPYALPISMTALIIGGIITGIGVTYGSGCTSGHGICGLARFSRRSAVAVLMFMSFAVLTVFVTRHLF, encoded by the coding sequence TTGCGTGCGGAGTTTGCAGCAGTGACTGATTTCACGCCCTTCCAATCCTACGCAGGCGGTCTCCTGATCGGCCTCGCAGCAGTCCTTCTCATGGCCTCATGGGGCCGTATCGCAGGCATGACCGGTATTCTGGCAGGTATCCTGCCGCCCTTCAGACAGGACATGAGCTGGAAGGCCTGCTTTCTTGCCGGGTCTGTCCTCGCCCCCCTCGCCTATCACCTGACAATCGGTGAAGTCCCCTATGCCCTGCCGATTTCCATGACGGCTCTCATCATTGGCGGCATCATCACCGGGATTGGCGTCACCTATGGCTCGGGCTGCACGTCCGGCCACGGCATTTGTGGCCTCGCGCGCTTCTCTCGCCGTTCTGCGGTGGCCGTTCTCATGTTCATGAGCTTCGCAGTTCTGACAGTCTTCGTGACCCGGCACCTTTTCTAG
- a CDS encoding inositol monophosphatase family protein, whose protein sequence is MARSALLNVMVQAALKAGRRLARDFGELENLQISRKGPGDFVSNADLQAEKTIKEELRKARPNFGFLMEESGEEVGIDKSHRWIVDPLDGTTNFLHGIPFFAISIALEHEDKIIAGVIYNPATDDLFVAERGRGAFHNDRRMRVAARDDFHDCVLGTGVPHLGRGKHKQYLTQLEAMMNEVSGLRRMGAASLDLAYVAAGRFDGHWEEWLSPWDIAAGVLMVREAGGFVTDINGGDKVLETGSLIAANETIRRHIQHTLQKAKNS, encoded by the coding sequence ATGGCCCGCTCAGCTCTCCTCAATGTCATGGTTCAGGCCGCTCTCAAGGCAGGCCGCCGCCTCGCTCGCGACTTTGGCGAGCTCGAAAACCTGCAGATCTCGCGCAAAGGCCCGGGCGATTTCGTCTCCAATGCCGACCTGCAGGCCGAGAAGACCATCAAGGAAGAGCTGAGAAAAGCCCGCCCGAACTTCGGCTTCCTGATGGAGGAAAGCGGCGAGGAAGTGGGCATCGACAAGAGCCACCGCTGGATCGTCGACCCGCTCGATGGCACCACCAACTTCCTGCACGGCATTCCCTTCTTTGCCATTTCTATCGCCCTGGAACATGAAGACAAGATCATTGCAGGCGTCATCTACAACCCCGCCACAGACGATCTGTTCGTCGCCGAGCGTGGCCGTGGCGCCTTCCACAATGACCGCCGGATGCGTGTTGCCGCCCGTGATGATTTCCACGATTGCGTGCTCGGAACCGGTGTGCCCCATCTTGGCCGTGGCAAGCACAAGCAATATCTGACCCAGCTCGAAGCCATGATGAACGAGGTCTCGGGCCTGCGTCGCATGGGTGCCGCCTCTCTCGATCTCGCCTATGTCGCGGCGGGCCGTTTCGATGGTCACTGGGAAGAATGGCTGAGCCCGTGGGACATCGCCGCTGGCGTCCTGATGGTGCGCGAGGCCGGTGGCTTCGTTACCGACATCAACGGCGGCGACAAGGTGCTCGAGACCGGCTCCCTGATCGCGGCCAACGAAACCATCCGTCGGCACATCCAGCACACCCTGCAGAAAGCGAAAAACAGCTGA
- the efp gene encoding elongation factor P — protein MKINGNEIRPGNVIEHQSTIWVAVKVNAVKPGKGGAFAQVELKNLIDGRKLNERFRASETVERVRLEQKDFTFLYEEGENLVFMDTESYEQLELNKDFVGERAAFLQDGMAVVVELYEERPIGIDLPDQVTLEVTETEPTIKGQTQSSSYKPALLDNGVRCMVPPFITTGEKIVVDTNEITYVKRAD, from the coding sequence ATGAAAATCAACGGCAACGAAATCCGTCCCGGCAACGTGATCGAGCATCAGAGCACCATTTGGGTTGCAGTCAAGGTCAACGCCGTCAAGCCGGGCAAAGGCGGTGCCTTCGCTCAGGTCGAACTGAAAAACCTGATCGATGGCCGCAAGCTCAACGAACGCTTCCGCGCATCCGAAACGGTCGAGCGTGTCCGCCTCGAGCAGAAAGACTTCACCTTCCTTTATGAAGAAGGCGAAAACCTCGTGTTCATGGACACCGAATCCTACGAACAGCTCGAACTGAACAAGGACTTTGTCGGCGAACGCGCAGCCTTCCTTCAGGATGGCATGGCCGTGGTTGTGGAGCTTTATGAAGAGCGTCCGATCGGCATCGATCTGCCCGACCAGGTGACCCTCGAAGTCACCGAAACCGAGCCGACCATCAAGGGCCAGACCCAGTCGTCTTCCTACAAGCCCGCACTGCTCGACAACGGCGTGCGTTGCATGGTGCCCCCCTTCATCACCACCGGTGAGAAGATCGTGGTCGACACCAACGAAATCACCTACGTCAAACGCGCTGACTGA
- a CDS encoding tetratricopeptide repeat protein has protein sequence MKARFIDRHTARANQPQRALSRAMLVLTCALLSSPAFAAEEGKLTNVIEITPEDPPKSQSTTTMESKEELPNPATSDNPFDVPRLQLSREAAYSAYQRGYYLTAFDFAIKLAGGGDAAAQTLLGELYYRGLGVDQDIKEAANWFKLAADDNNAEAQFALGLMHARGQGVDKDLKKALDLFEKAAAQGQKHAQFNLGLIYLEGQLVRQDMTKAMDLLTKSANQGLPDAQYTLANLYRSKFFPTPKDDQAAYWMLQAAKNGFSDAQLEYGLMLFSGKGVTQDYDNAKAWIEQAAKAGHVLAQNRLARILARGYGAPPEPIKAAEYYLLSKRAGKHDDWLEDFYVKLAKPDKDKALAALSRKSLW, from the coding sequence GTGAAGGCCCGTTTCATTGATCGACACACTGCACGTGCCAACCAGCCCCAACGCGCCCTCAGTCGGGCCATGCTGGTGCTGACCTGTGCCCTGCTGAGCAGCCCTGCCTTTGCCGCCGAGGAAGGCAAGCTGACCAACGTCATCGAGATCACGCCGGAAGACCCGCCCAAGTCCCAGTCGACCACCACGATGGAAAGCAAGGAAGAGCTTCCCAACCCGGCCACCTCCGACAATCCCTTCGATGTACCGAGGCTTCAGCTCTCGCGTGAAGCGGCCTATTCGGCTTATCAGCGCGGCTATTACCTGACGGCCTTCGACTTCGCCATCAAACTGGCGGGTGGAGGAGACGCCGCCGCCCAGACCCTGCTCGGCGAGCTATACTACCGCGGTCTTGGTGTCGATCAGGACATCAAGGAAGCCGCCAACTGGTTCAAGCTTGCCGCCGATGATAACAATGCCGAAGCGCAATTTGCCCTCGGCCTGATGCATGCGCGCGGACAGGGTGTCGACAAGGACCTGAAGAAGGCCCTCGACCTGTTCGAGAAGGCAGCTGCCCAAGGGCAGAAGCATGCCCAGTTCAACCTCGGCCTGATTTATCTCGAAGGCCAGTTGGTGCGTCAGGACATGACCAAGGCGATGGATCTGCTGACCAAATCGGCCAATCAGGGCCTACCGGACGCGCAATATACGCTTGCCAACCTCTATCGCTCGAAATTCTTCCCGACCCCCAAAGACGACCAGGCCGCCTACTGGATGCTTCAGGCCGCGAAAAACGGCTTTTCCGACGCTCAGCTTGAATATGGCTTGATGCTGTTTTCCGGCAAGGGTGTCACGCAGGATTATGACAACGCAAAGGCCTGGATCGAACAGGCCGCCAAGGCCGGTCATGTTCTCGCCCAGAACCGCCTCGCCCGCATTCTTGCCCGCGGCTATGGCGCGCCACCCGAACCGATCAAGGCAGCAGAATATTATCTCCTGTCGAAACGGGCCGGCAAACATGACGACTGGCTCGAGGATTTTTATGTCAAACTTGCCAAACCGGACAAGGACAAGGCACTGGCAGCGCTCAGTCGGAAATCGCTCTGGTAG
- a CDS encoding thiamine phosphate synthase — protein sequence MEPTQIYLVTPRHIDLESFPADLEAAMNGGEIAALLIDCDAQHDSELQKIAQTITPMAQKRDIAVVLRGDSRVAGRAKCDGLHISGDLAELEAAVEDYDGRFMLGTEGGNKRHSAMEIGESGIDYIMFGRLDAPTEETIHDKSLEMAGWWASMFEVPAVIIGGSDLSECETVSSLGIEFIALREAIWDHEQGPEAAVREACALLAAGASE from the coding sequence ATGGAGCCAACCCAGATTTATCTCGTCACCCCCAGACATATTGATCTGGAAAGCTTTCCCGCCGACTTGGAAGCAGCCATGAACGGCGGCGAAATTGCCGCCCTCCTCATCGATTGCGACGCCCAGCACGACAGCGAACTGCAGAAAATCGCCCAGACAATCACCCCGATGGCCCAGAAGCGGGACATCGCGGTCGTTCTGCGCGGTGACTCGCGGGTTGCAGGCAGAGCCAAGTGTGATGGCCTGCATATCTCCGGCGACCTCGCCGAGCTCGAAGCAGCCGTCGAGGATTATGACGGTCGCTTCATGCTTGGCACCGAGGGTGGCAACAAACGCCATTCAGCCATGGAAATCGGCGAGAGCGGCATCGACTACATCATGTTCGGTCGTCTTGATGCCCCCACCGAGGAAACCATCCATGACAAGTCACTCGAAATGGCCGGTTGGTGGGCAAGCATGTTTGAAGTCCCTGCTGTGATCATCGGCGGCTCGGACCTCAGCGAATGCGAGACGGTCTCCAGCCTCGGCATCGAATTCATCGCCTTGCGTGAAGCGATCTGGGATCATGAGCAGGGCCCTGAAGCCGCTGTTCGCGAGGCCTGTGCCCTGCTGGCAGCCGGTGCCAGCGAGTGA
- a CDS encoding phosphoglycerate kinase produces MAASNFKTLDDVELSGKRVLVRVDLNVPMKNGEVTDSTRLDRIVPTLTEISEKGGKVIILAHFGRPKGEKVPEMSLKQVVPALSKALGMPVGFAEDCIGEVAKAAIDNMADGDVLVLENTRFYKGEEKNDPEFAAQLGANGDLLVADAFSVSHRAHVSTEGLCHHMPAVAGRTMQQELEALDSALGNPNRPVLAVVGGAKVSTKIDLLENLITKVDGLVIGGGMANTFLAAQGKGVGKSLCEHDLAETANRIMAKAKEIGCEIILPVDALVAKEFAAGAAYDVLDVDSVPADGMMLDVGPKSVEAVVAWIEKANTVVWNGPLGAFEIAPFDTATVAAAKAAAEQTKAGKLTSVAGGGDTVAALNHAGVYDDFSYISTAGGAFLEWMEGKALPGVEVLKA; encoded by the coding sequence ATGGCTGCTAGCAATTTCAAAACCCTTGATGATGTCGAACTCAGCGGCAAGCGCGTCCTCGTCCGCGTCGACCTGAACGTGCCGATGAAAAACGGCGAAGTCACCGACAGCACACGCCTCGACCGCATCGTGCCGACTCTCACGGAAATCTCCGAAAAGGGTGGCAAGGTCATCATCCTCGCCCACTTCGGTCGCCCCAAAGGCGAAAAAGTGCCCGAAATGTCCCTCAAACAGGTTGTCCCGGCCCTGTCCAAGGCGCTCGGCATGCCGGTCGGCTTTGCCGAAGACTGCATCGGCGAAGTCGCCAAGGCAGCCATCGACAACATGGCCGACGGTGACGTACTGGTGCTCGAGAACACCCGTTTCTACAAGGGCGAAGAAAAGAACGATCCCGAATTCGCAGCCCAGCTCGGCGCAAATGGCGATCTGCTCGTGGCTGACGCCTTCTCGGTGTCCCACCGCGCCCACGTTTCCACCGAAGGTCTCTGCCATCACATGCCTGCCGTTGCAGGCCGCACCATGCAGCAGGAACTCGAAGCCCTCGATTCCGCCCTTGGCAACCCGAACCGCCCGGTTCTGGCCGTTGTCGGCGGCGCGAAGGTCTCCACCAAGATTGACCTTCTTGAAAACCTGATCACCAAGGTCGACGGCCTCGTCATCGGCGGCGGCATGGCCAACACCTTCCTTGCTGCTCAGGGCAAGGGTGTCGGCAAGTCCCTGTGCGAACACGACCTTGCGGAAACTGCAAACCGCATCATGGCAAAAGCCAAGGAAATCGGCTGCGAGATCATCCTGCCGGTCGACGCTCTTGTCGCCAAGGAATTCGCAGCAGGCGCTGCCTATGACGTGCTTGACGTGGACAGCGTTCCTGCTGACGGCATGATGCTCGACGTTGGACCGAAATCCGTTGAAGCCGTCGTTGCCTGGATCGAGAAAGCCAACACCGTGGTCTGGAACGGCCCGCTTGGCGCCTTCGAGATCGCACCGTTCGACACCGCAACCGTTGCAGCCGCCAAAGCCGCTGCAGAACAGACCAAAGCTGGCAAACTGACCTCTGTTGCCGGTGGCGGCGACACCGTTGCAGCACTCAACCACGCTGGCGTCTATGACGACTTCTCCTACATCTCCACCGCTGGTGGTGCCTTCCTCGAATGGATGGAAGGCAAGGCTCTGCCGGGCGTCGAAGTCCTCAAAGCCTGA
- the gap gene encoding type I glyceraldehyde-3-phosphate dehydrogenase, translating to MTVKVAINGFGRIGRNVLRAIVESGRTDIEVVAINDLGPVETNAHLVRFDSVHGKFPGTVTVDGDTIDVGRGPIKVTAIRNPEELPWGELGVDVAMECTGIFTAKEKASMHLTAGAKRVLVSAPASGADKTIVFGVNHDSLTAEDLVVSNASCTTNCLSPVAYALNKAVGIEKGFMTTIHSYTGDQPTLDTMHKDLYRARAAALSMIPTSTGAAKAVGLVLPELAGKLDGVAIRVPTPNVSVVDLVFEAKKDTTVEEVNAAIKAAADGELKGILGYTELPNVSTDFNHDPHSSIFHMDQTKVMDGRMVRILSWYDNEWGFSNRMGDTAVAMAKLI from the coding sequence ATGACTGTAAAAGTAGCGATCAATGGTTTCGGTCGTATTGGTCGAAACGTACTGCGTGCAATTGTCGAATCCGGCCGTACCGACATCGAAGTCGTTGCGATCAACGATTTGGGCCCGGTTGAAACCAACGCCCACCTGGTTCGTTTTGACTCCGTACATGGCAAATTCCCTGGCACCGTTACCGTTGACGGCGACACCATCGACGTTGGCCGTGGTCCGATCAAGGTAACCGCCATCCGCAACCCAGAAGAACTGCCTTGGGGCGAGCTCGGTGTTGACGTTGCAATGGAATGCACCGGCATCTTCACCGCCAAAGAAAAAGCTTCCATGCACCTGACCGCTGGTGCAAAACGCGTTCTGGTTTCTGCTCCGGCTTCCGGCGCTGACAAAACCATCGTGTTCGGCGTGAACCACGACAGCCTGACTGCAGAAGACCTCGTTGTCTCCAACGCTTCCTGCACCACCAACTGCCTGTCTCCGGTTGCCTATGCCCTCAACAAAGCTGTTGGCATCGAAAAGGGTTTCATGACCACCATTCACTCCTACACTGGTGATCAGCCGACCCTCGATACCATGCACAAAGATCTGTATCGCGCCCGCGCTGCTGCCCTGTCCATGATCCCGACCTCCACCGGTGCTGCTAAAGCTGTTGGTCTGGTTCTTCCGGAACTGGCTGGCAAACTGGACGGCGTTGCAATCCGCGTTCCGACCCCGAACGTATCTGTTGTTGACCTGGTCTTCGAAGCCAAAAAAGACACCACCGTTGAAGAAGTCAACGCAGCCATCAAAGCAGCTGCCGACGGCGAACTCAAAGGCATCCTCGGCTACACCGAACTGCCGAACGTTTCCACCGACTTCAACCATGACCCGCACTCTTCCATCTTCCACATGGATCAGACCAAAGTCATGGACGGCCGCATGGTTCGTATCCTGAGCTGGTACGACAACGAATGGGGCTTCTCCAACCGCATGGGTGACACCGCGGTTGCGATGGCAAAACTCATCTAA